GTCATCCGAGGCACAGTTTTTCAATCGAGATCGCACGCAAGCCATATACATGCGGACAGTGTCACTTAGAACCTGACGTGCCGGCATACAACGTTTATAAAGAAAGTAAACACGGGAATATTTTTGAATCCAAAAAAGAAAAATGGAACTGGACGAATGTTCCCTGGACAGTTGGAAAAGATTTTTCTGCACCAACCTGCACTTCCTGTCATAACAGTTTATTAGTGAACTCAAGCGGAGATATAATTGCCGAACGTTCACACGATTTTGGCTCTCGTTTGTGGACGAGGCTTTTCGGATTAATTTATGCACATCCGCAGCCAAAAAATGGAAACACTTCAATAATCAGAAATAAAGATGGACTTCTACTTCCGACAACTTTCACCGGAGAAAATGCGAGTGAGTTTTTAATTTCAAAAGAAGAGCAATCTGCTCGAATAGTAAAAATGAGTAAAGTTTGCCAATCATGCCATTCAACAACTTACGCAACGAATCATTTTAAGAAACTTGATAAGACGATTGAGGAAACTAATAAAATGACCTTAACCGCCACGCAGCTTTTACTTGAAGCGTGGAATGCCGGTTTAGCGAATAAGAACAATCCATTTGATGAAACCATAGAAATAAAGTGGATTAAGCAATGGCTGTTGTACTCAAATTCGATTCGATACGCATCAGCGATGTCAGGACCCGACTATGCTGCATTCAAAAATGGGTGGTGGGATCTTTCAAACAATCTTGCTGAAATGAAAGATTGGATTGAGGTGCACAAGAAAATAAAGAAGTAAATAATCTGGAGTTAATATGAAAAAGTTTATGCTGCTTTTTCCTCTCTTGGTTTTTTCTTGCAGCGAGGATTCGTCAGTAGACTCTTCTTCAACGCTGCTTGAGGAGGTTTGGCTCAAATATAAACAAACCATTTCAATTGGCGCCGAACCAATTTATTTGACTTTCAATGAGGTCCTTTCAGAATCTCGCTGTCCTTCAAATGTCGTTTGTGTTTGGCAGGGCGAAGCGAATTTGGAATTTAAACTTTTTACGCCCAGTATGTATGAAAGAAAATTTAATCTGAAGATTGAAGGATTTGTTGGAAGAGCAGATACAGTTGCTCATAAATATATTGATACACTGGGCTATCGCATTACATTAATGCAGCTAGATCCATATCCGCACACAGATTCAACACGGCAGATAGCAGATTATTCCGCGCTGATGAAGATTAAAAAGCTAGAGTAAAACTCAACGAATTAATCTTCTTTAATTACAAATGCATGCACAATCTCAACTGAGTTTTTCAGCATTGCGGAGACTGAGCAATATTTTGTCTGAGAGAGTTCGATTGCTCTTTCGATATCTTCTTTCTTAATCCCACTGCCATAAAAGACATATTCGAGAATTATTTTAGTAAAGACTTGCGGATGTTCATCGGAGACTTCGGCTTCAATGTTGATTTCAAAATCTGTCAAAACAATCCGTTTTTTCTTAAGAATAGAAACCACATCACTCCCGGTGCAACCAGCCAATCCAAGGAGAATTAATTCTTTCGGCCTGATGCCGGCGTTGCTTCCGCCGAACTCTTCGGGTCCATCCATTGTTAGCCAGTGATTTGAATCGGTTTTTCCAGCGAATGTAATTCCAGAAATTTGTTTGATATAAGCTTTTTTCGTTTTCATATAAAATCTTTCCTTTAAGAGTTTGATGGTTTATTTGAAAATTGGTTTCAATTATGAATTCGAAATACAGTCCAAATTCGCTTAATAAGTTTTATTATATTTGAGACGTAAAATCGGTATTAAAATGAAAAATCATTCGATAATCTCGATAATATTTTTATCAGTAATATTAATTACTAGTATGACACGAACAACAACAGCACAACTTAAGCTCTCGGCAGAGATAGTAAGTTTCGATTCGATTGCAGTAAAACTGCCGTACAACAATCTGACAATAAAATCCGAAGATGTCAAACTGCAAGGGGCAGTATTAAAAAGTATTGAACAGCATCATGACGTACTGTTTCTTTACACATCAGAGATAGAACTTTCGGAGCCAATATTTATAGAAATAAAGAATTTCGGGAAAGTTAAAGCTGAACCAGGGCGAGTCTTTGATAAATTCACAACAGAGAAGAAGCTAGGATGGGAAATAAAAAACGAGCGAACAAATTTCAA
The Ignavibacteria bacterium DNA segment above includes these coding regions:
- a CDS encoding OsmC family protein; the encoded protein is MKTKKAYIKQISGITFAGKTDSNHWLTMDGPEEFGGSNAGIRPKELILLGLAGCTGSDVVSILKKKRIVLTDFEINIEAEVSDEHPQVFTKIILEYVFYGSGIKKEDIERAIELSQTKYCSVSAMLKNSVEIVHAFVIKED
- a CDS encoding hydroxylamine oxidase — encoded protein: MRNRILLFSFIFFVPVFFVASLPTKEKNINSALKLSEESEACLDCHSSVTPGIVEDWQTSLHSKINLQQAISKPELEKRVSSNKIQEKFGDKVIGCYECHSLNADSHKDNFDHFGYRINVIVSPNDCSTCHPIEATQYSESKKANAIGNLEENPVYHTLVETITSTKEFKNGKIVQTKEFENARSESCYACHGTKIEVKGMRSVETDLGEIEIPNLSNWPNHGVGRINPDGSKGACTSCHPRHSFSIEIARKPYTCGQCHLEPDVPAYNVYKESKHGNIFESKKEKWNWTNVPWTVGKDFSAPTCTSCHNSLLVNSSGDIIAERSHDFGSRLWTRLFGLIYAHPQPKNGNTSIIRNKDGLLLPTTFTGENASEFLISKEEQSARIVKMSKVCQSCHSTTYATNHFKKLDKTIEETNKMTLTATQLLLEAWNAGLANKNNPFDETIEIKWIKQWLLYSNSIRYASAMSGPDYAAFKNGWWDLSNNLAEMKDWIEVHKKIKK